In a single window of the Deltaproteobacteria bacterium genome:
- the dapF gene encoding diaminopimelate epimerase: MIKFSKYEGAGNDFVVVDARAWQKPLPEAEVREICDRHRGVGADGILALWSHPKASFEMKVQNADGSDAGMCGNGMRCILSFLYDLGAVAPDVQKLQLVVSEEVYSCERVDSGTFLVVMGKPLTRHATLPGRAHEGEPLSLSVLDKEFTGRCHFFGNPHVTIFTDEDPMMLAQKYGASLESHEDFSDRVNVGFVRRNQDGFETVVYERGVGITQACGSGACAVGISAVRAGLAQRNHWSAVHLPGGTLDICVDDHDVVTMRGAARKVFTGTWEN, encoded by the coding sequence GTGATTAAATTTTCCAAATATGAGGGTGCGGGTAATGACTTTGTGGTCGTGGACGCGCGTGCGTGGCAAAAGCCTTTGCCCGAGGCAGAGGTTCGCGAGATTTGCGACCGCCACCGAGGTGTGGGCGCCGATGGTATTTTAGCCCTCTGGTCTCACCCTAAAGCCAGTTTTGAGATGAAGGTTCAAAACGCAGACGGCAGCGATGCGGGTATGTGTGGTAATGGCATGCGTTGTATTTTGAGCTTTCTCTATGATCTGGGCGCAGTTGCACCCGATGTTCAAAAGTTGCAATTGGTGGTCAGCGAAGAAGTTTACTCATGTGAGCGCGTGGATTCAGGTACTTTTTTAGTTGTTATGGGTAAACCGTTAACGCGACACGCGACACTCCCTGGCAGGGCACATGAGGGTGAGCCACTTAGCCTCAGTGTATTAGACAAAGAATTTACCGGCCGATGTCATTTTTTCGGTAACCCCCATGTTACGATATTTACCGACGAGGATCCGATGATGTTGGCGCAGAAGTATGGCGCTTCATTAGAGTCCCACGAAGATTTTTCAGATCGGGTGAATGTTGGTTTTGTACGCAGAAATCAGGACGGTTTTGAAACAGTTGTGTATGAGCGAGGGGTAGGGATTACGCAGGCTTGCGGAAGCGGTGCCTGTGCTGTGGGAATTTCGGCGGTTCGGGCCGGTCTCGCGCAGCGTAACCATTGGAGTGCTGTGCATTTACCGGGCGGAACGCTGGATATTTGCGTAGATGACCATGATGTTGTGACCATGAGGGGTGCCGCCCGTAAAGTGTTTACTGGCACCTGGGAGAACTGA
- the aroF gene encoding 3-deoxy-7-phosphoheptulonate synthase: protein MGQWVQPAQGDGPQPVLLIEPHSSSCSRESLLDIAGVADVMLPKSGHPKLDMLKGQAALIGDLPIGADSQPVVMAGPCSAESEEQIHQLATIAARAGAKILRGGAYKPRTSPYSFRGRGDPALKWLSEAARANDLKLVTEVMSEHDVCVVAENTDMIQIGSRNMQNFSLLKDVGAMAKPVLLKRGMAATVEDWMMSAEHLLAFGARSVVFCERGVQGIATQTRNLLDLGAVALLRHVYGLPVIVDPSHGTGRRDLIVPMARAGLAAGADGVMVEIHLNPKEALSDGPQAVAEAELSTVCAAARLFERFPRSSLNT, encoded by the coding sequence ATGGGCCAATGGGTTCAGCCTGCTCAAGGTGATGGACCTCAGCCGGTCCTTCTAATCGAGCCTCATTCGTCGAGTTGTTCACGTGAGAGTTTATTAGACATCGCCGGTGTAGCCGATGTGATGCTACCTAAAAGTGGTCACCCAAAGCTTGATATGCTCAAGGGTCAAGCAGCTTTGATTGGTGATTTACCGATTGGTGCAGATAGCCAACCTGTTGTGATGGCAGGTCCATGCAGCGCTGAAAGCGAAGAGCAGATTCATCAGCTGGCGACGATTGCGGCGCGGGCGGGTGCGAAAATCTTGCGAGGTGGGGCCTATAAGCCTCGAACTTCGCCGTATTCATTCCGTGGGAGAGGCGATCCGGCGCTCAAGTGGTTAAGTGAAGCAGCCAGAGCTAATGATTTGAAGCTCGTCACCGAAGTCATGAGTGAACACGATGTGTGTGTGGTGGCTGAGAATACGGATATGATCCAAATTGGCTCGCGCAATATGCAAAATTTCTCACTCCTTAAGGACGTGGGTGCAATGGCTAAACCTGTCTTGCTTAAGCGAGGTATGGCCGCGACGGTCGAGGATTGGATGATGTCGGCGGAGCACCTCTTGGCCTTTGGTGCTCGTTCAGTGGTGTTTTGCGAGCGCGGGGTACAGGGTATTGCGACGCAGACTAGAAATTTGTTGGATTTGGGGGCGGTAGCGCTTCTGCGGCATGTTTACGGACTACCGGTGATTGTGGATCCTTCCCACGGTACGGGACGCCGTGATCTGATTGTGCCGATGGCGAGAGCTGGATTGGCGGCAGGCGCCGATGGTGTCATGGTCGAAATTCACCTAAATCCGAAAGAAGCTTTAAGCGACGGCCCTCAAGCAGTTGCGGAAGCCGAATTGAGCACTGTTTGCGCTGCTGCACGCCTCTTTGAGCGATTCCCACGGTCTTCTCTGAACACTTGA